A DNA window from Mesorhizobium sp. C432A contains the following coding sequences:
- a CDS encoding FAD-linked oxidase C-terminal domain-containing protein yields MALSDLNPVERNEEGIAAVLGILKQQLGERFQTGAAIRSQHAHTTTYIPTQAPDGVAFPETTEEVQEIVRACAAHRVPVIAFGVGSSLEGHTNAPGGGISVDTSRMNRILSVNPEDLDCTVEPGVTREDLNRHLRDTGLFFPIDPGANASLGGMAATRASGTNAVRYGTMRENVLSLTAVMADGETVTTGKRAKKSSAGYDLTRLLVGSEGTLGIITSLTLKLQGIPQAISGGVCPFPNLEAACNAVIATIQMGIPVARIELVNGLQMRAMKNYSKLDYPESPCLFVEFHGSDAGVAEQAETFGAIAEDNGGGPFLWTSVAEERTKLWKARHDAYWASLTLRPGAKGLSTDVCVPISRLAECVAETEADIAEMGLVAPIVGHAGDGNFHVLVLMDVNDPKEIALAEKFVSRLNMRAIAMDGTCTGEHGIGQGKIGFLRHELGHGVDIMRSIKKALDPQDIMNPGKILPA; encoded by the coding sequence ATGGCTCTGAGCGACCTCAATCCGGTCGAACGCAACGAGGAAGGCATCGCCGCCGTGCTCGGCATTCTCAAGCAGCAGCTCGGCGAACGCTTCCAGACAGGCGCGGCGATCCGCTCGCAGCATGCGCATACCACCACCTATATTCCGACGCAGGCGCCTGACGGTGTCGCGTTCCCGGAGACGACAGAAGAGGTGCAGGAGATCGTACGTGCCTGCGCCGCGCACCGCGTGCCGGTCATCGCCTTCGGCGTCGGTTCCTCGCTGGAGGGCCACACCAACGCGCCGGGTGGCGGCATCTCGGTCGACACCTCGCGCATGAACCGCATCCTGTCGGTCAACCCCGAGGATCTCGACTGCACGGTCGAGCCTGGCGTAACGCGCGAGGATTTGAATCGGCACCTGCGCGATACCGGCCTGTTCTTCCCCATCGATCCCGGCGCCAATGCTTCGCTCGGCGGCATGGCGGCAACGCGGGCCTCCGGCACCAATGCGGTGCGCTACGGCACGATGCGTGAAAACGTGCTGTCGCTGACGGCCGTCATGGCCGATGGCGAGACGGTGACGACCGGCAAGCGGGCGAAAAAGAGTTCGGCCGGCTACGATCTGACGCGGCTTCTGGTCGGCTCGGAAGGCACGCTCGGCATCATCACCTCGCTGACCTTGAAGCTGCAAGGCATTCCGCAGGCGATCTCCGGCGGCGTCTGCCCGTTTCCAAACCTCGAGGCGGCCTGCAACGCGGTCATCGCGACCATCCAGATGGGCATTCCGGTGGCGCGGATCGAACTGGTCAATGGACTGCAGATGCGGGCGATGAAGAATTACTCGAAGCTCGATTATCCCGAGAGCCCGTGCCTGTTCGTCGAGTTCCACGGCAGCGATGCCGGCGTCGCCGAACAGGCCGAGACCTTCGGTGCCATTGCTGAAGACAATGGCGGCGGGCCATTCCTTTGGACCAGCGTCGCCGAGGAGCGCACGAAACTCTGGAAAGCCAGGCACGATGCTTATTGGGCGTCACTGACGCTACGGCCGGGCGCCAAGGGCCTTTCGACCGATGTCTGCGTGCCGATCTCGCGGCTGGCCGAATGCGTTGCCGAAACCGAGGCCGACATTGCCGAGATGGGCCTGGTTGCGCCGATCGTCGGCCATGCCGGCGACGGCAATTTCCATGTGCTGGTGCTGATGGACGTCAACGACCCCAAAGAGATCGCGCTGGCGGAGAAATTCGTCTCGCGGCTGAACATGCGGGCGATCGCCATGGACGGCACCTGCACCGGCGAACACGGCATCGGCCAGGGCAAGATCGGCTTCCTGCGCCATGAGCTCGGCCATGGTGTCGACATCATGCGCTCCATAAAAAAAGCGCTCGACCCGCAAGACATCATGAACCCGGGCAAGATATTACCTGCATAG